In the genome of Gloeomargarita sp. SRBZ-1_bins_9, one region contains:
- a CDS encoding N-acetylmuramoyl-L-alanine amidase, with amino-acid sequence MALQVVYPPASHETTAPRIFLIGTHDPREPVWVNGEPVKRSSAGHFAPSVPLALGDNLITVRGGSQTRTLRVRRVLPRPQATPLAPAVDVARLPGEPLCFQAVVPAGAEPVFVRLGSLQMPLTPVTSGLPLANADVLLTAAPATGITTFYRGCGRGSQPGVLGRPELVWRGQTWQSPGVVTVLDPDDLALATLQEEGIARTGPGTDYARLTPLPVGTQDQVTGWEGDWLRLGYGGWLHRRQVSLHPSRAVPHTVLQGVRSQVGAEWTEIHFPLATPIPITIHQEPGVIQITLWHTTAQTDFIRLDPSPAVRFFTWQQVAPGQVRYRFYAPGAQLWGYGVSYRDNVLVLHLRHPPRLAVDSLRGVRILIDPGHGGPEDLGALGPDGTPEKQVTLQISQLLAERLRQRGAAVFLTRTQDVAVSLAERVRLIQEREPHVALSLHYNALPDAGDVWATQGIGAFWYHPQSQDLARFLHDYLTRHAQRPSYGVFWGNLALTRPTVCPAVLLELGFMIHPEEFEWIVNPSAQQRLAQVLAQGIEAWLRQAVTSTASAARGPIHP; translated from the coding sequence ATGGCCTTACAGGTGGTGTACCCGCCGGCGTCCCATGAGACCACCGCCCCCCGCATTTTTTTGATTGGCACCCATGACCCCCGGGAACCGGTGTGGGTGAACGGGGAACCGGTTAAACGCTCGAGCGCCGGACACTTTGCCCCTTCGGTGCCCCTGGCGCTGGGGGACAACCTGATCACTGTGCGCGGGGGGTCGCAAACCCGAACGCTGCGGGTACGGCGGGTACTGCCTAGACCCCAAGCCACGCCCTTGGCGCCGGCGGTGGATGTGGCCCGTTTGCCAGGGGAACCCCTCTGTTTTCAGGCGGTGGTCCCTGCGGGTGCGGAGCCGGTTTTCGTCCGTTTGGGGTCTCTGCAGATGCCCCTAACGCCGGTTACGTCTGGGCTACCCCTGGCCAATGCGGACGTTTTGTTGACGGCAGCGCCTGCCACCGGAATTACCACCTTCTATCGGGGCTGTGGGCGGGGGTCTCAACCGGGTGTACTCGGGCGACCGGAACTGGTTTGGCGGGGACAGACCTGGCAGAGTCCCGGCGTCGTGACCGTCTTGGACCCCGACGACTTAGCCCTTGCCACGCTACAGGAGGAGGGAATTGCCCGCACGGGGCCTGGCACGGACTACGCTCGCCTGACGCCTTTACCGGTGGGGACGCAGGACCAGGTTACCGGCTGGGAGGGGGACTGGTTGCGCCTGGGCTATGGGGGTTGGCTGCACCGCCGGCAGGTGAGTCTGCACCCCAGCAGGGCCGTACCTCACACCGTTTTGCAGGGTGTCCGCAGTCAAGTGGGGGCCGAATGGACGGAAATTCACTTTCCCTTGGCCACCCCTATTCCCATCACCATTCACCAGGAACCCGGCGTGATCCAAATCACCCTATGGCACACCACCGCCCAGACGGATTTCATTCGCCTGGACCCCAGCCCCGCCGTACGCTTTTTCACCTGGCAGCAGGTGGCGCCCGGCCAAGTGCGCTATCGCTTTTATGCCCCCGGTGCCCAGCTATGGGGGTATGGGGTGAGCTACCGGGACAACGTCCTCGTTTTGCACCTGCGGCATCCCCCCCGTTTGGCAGTGGATTCCCTGCGGGGTGTGCGCATCCTGATTGACCCTGGGCATGGGGGGCCAGAGGACCTGGGCGCTTTAGGACCCGATGGCACGCCGGAAAAACAGGTGACCCTCCAGATATCCCAATTACTGGCGGAACGGTTGCGGCAGCGGGGGGCAGCGGTTTTTCTGACTCGCACCCAGGACGTGGCGGTTTCCCTGGCCGAGCGTGTGCGCCTGATCCAGGAGCGGGAACCCCATGTGGCCCTCAGCCTCCACTACAACGCCCTACCGGATGCCGGCGATGTGTGGGCCACCCAGGGTATCGGCGCTTTTTGGTATCACCCCCAGAGTCAGGACCTGGCCCGTTTCTTGCACGACTACCTGACCCGGCACGCCCAGCGCCCCAGCTACGGCGTCTTTTGGGGCAATCTGGCCCTGACCCGGCCCACCGTTTGTCCCGCCGTTTTGCTGGAGTTGGGCTTTATGATCCATCCCGAGGAATTCGAGTGGATTGTCAACCCGTCAGCCCAACAACGCTTAGCGCAGGTCCTCGCCCAGGGGATCGAAGCCTGGTTACGGCAAGCCGTGACTAGCACCGCCAGCGCTGCCAGGGGTCCAATACATCCTTAA
- the psbM gene encoding photosystem II reaction center protein PsbM produces METNILALIGTALLVLIPSAFLIILYVQTASRGEGQR; encoded by the coding sequence ATGGAAACCAACATTCTGGCATTGATTGGCACGGCGTTGCTGGTGTTGATTCCCAGCGCGTTTTTGATCATCCTCTACGTGCAAACGGCCAGCCGCGGGGAAGGTCAACGTTAA
- a CDS encoding AI-2E family transporter: MVMKLGDWVGLIALLIALYILWEIRLLLLLVFAAVVLAVVLQGVVQQLRRWRIPRGLAIALTFFTLLGLIGALISWLLPPFTKEFQELVKLLPKGFQALARWSAEIQMRLLGEMVFDVTNNGNVIRQLQNLLAPFLGRGIDFFFNTIGGLLSVILILALAAMFLADPTTYRRGFIRLFPSFYRHRVDTILQRCEVNLRSWMLGALTAMTVVGILSFIGLSLLGVRLYFAHALIAALLNLIPNIGPTMSVIPPAVVALLDAPWKAIAVVVLYFLIQQNDAYVVTPYVMSQHLELPPALTLIGQIFFTTFLGLPGLILALPLLVVFRVWIEEALIKDVLDPWQRWRC; this comes from the coding sequence ATGGTTATGAAATTGGGGGATTGGGTTGGCCTAATTGCTCTTCTCATTGCCCTGTACATCCTGTGGGAAATCCGGCTGCTGCTGCTGCTGGTGTTTGCGGCGGTGGTCTTGGCGGTGGTGTTGCAGGGGGTGGTGCAGCAGTTACGGCGCTGGCGGATTCCCCGAGGCCTGGCCATTGCCCTCACGTTTTTTACCCTGTTGGGGTTGATCGGCGCTTTGATTAGTTGGTTATTGCCCCCCTTTACCAAGGAATTTCAGGAGCTGGTGAAATTGCTACCCAAAGGATTTCAGGCCCTGGCCCGCTGGTCGGCAGAAATACAGATGCGATTACTGGGCGAAATGGTGTTTGATGTGACCAACAATGGGAATGTAATCCGACAGTTGCAAAACCTGTTAGCACCTTTTTTGGGGCGGGGGATTGATTTCTTTTTCAATACCATTGGTGGGCTGTTGTCGGTGATTTTGATTCTGGCGTTGGCGGCAATGTTTTTGGCCGACCCAACCACCTATCGCCGGGGGTTTATTCGTCTTTTTCCCTCCTTTTATCGCCATCGGGTGGATACCATTCTCCAGCGCTGCGAAGTGAATTTGCGTTCCTGGATGCTGGGGGCGCTCACAGCTATGACGGTGGTAGGAATTTTGAGTTTTATTGGTCTTTCCCTCCTGGGGGTGCGCCTGTATTTTGCCCACGCCCTGATTGCTGCGCTGCTGAATTTGATCCCCAATATCGGTCCGACGATGAGTGTCATTCCCCCGGCGGTGGTGGCCCTGTTGGATGCCCCCTGGAAGGCCATTGCTGTGGTGGTTTTGTATTTCCTTATTCAGCAAAATGACGCCTATGTGGTGACGCCCTATGTCATGTCGCAGCATTTGGAATTGCCGCCGGCTTTGACCTTGATCGGCCAAATTTTTTTCACCACGTTTTTGGGACTGCCGGGGCTGATTTTGGCCTTGCCGTTGCTGGTGGTGTTCCGGGTCTGGATTGAAGAGGCCTTGATTAAGGATGTATTGGACCCCTGGCAGCGCTGGCGGTGCTAG
- a CDS encoding TRAP transporter small permease subunit: MGWVSWVNRLSQRAGQVAMALVPLLVLIGAWNVLGRYVGRAVGRNLSSNAFLELQWYLFSAIFFLGAAYTLLHNGHVRVDVLVNRWSERRRAWMDLWGTLLFLLPFVVLLIWVTVPPVVASWQVGEQSPDPGGLPRYWVKTLPLVGFGLLLLQGIAQVVQLGQFLRRRPD; the protein is encoded by the coding sequence ATGGGGTGGGTATCCTGGGTCAATCGGTTGAGTCAGCGCGCCGGTCAAGTAGCCATGGCTCTGGTGCCCCTGCTGGTATTAATCGGCGCGTGGAATGTGCTCGGGCGCTACGTGGGCCGGGCGGTGGGCCGCAATCTTAGTTCCAATGCCTTTTTGGAATTGCAGTGGTATCTGTTTAGCGCCATTTTTTTCCTGGGGGCGGCCTACACCTTGCTCCACAACGGTCACGTGCGAGTGGATGTGCTGGTCAACCGCTGGTCAGAACGCCGCCGCGCCTGGATGGACCTGTGGGGGACGCTGCTGTTTCTCCTGCCTTTTGTGGTCTTGTTGATCTGGGTGACGGTTCCCCCGGTTGTGGCGTCCTGGCAGGTGGGGGAACAATCCCCTGACCCCGGCGGTCTGCCCCGTTACTGGGTAAAAACCCTGCCCCTGGTGGGATTTGGCTTGTTACTGTTGCAGGGGATCGCCCAGGTGGTGCAATTGGGGCAATTCCTGCGCCGCCGGCCGGATTAA
- a CDS encoding phycobilisome rod-core linker polypeptide — protein MTLPLLAYRPTTQNHRVRDFGPAEINEDSPRIYRLEDVSTPDEMDALIWAAYRQIFSEHLILQSCRQVTLESQLKNRAITVRDFIRGLAQSDPFYRLVVAANNNYRLVDICLRRILGRAAYNRDEEIAWSIRIATRGFRGFVNELIDSDEYTETFGDNVVPYQRRRMQGRPFNLVTPRYDGNYRAKEGIGFIDWNYVLIRFYQQQAQTRRRRLAKAGDPELYRSLAQQVATQPQPTPNVRVQELDFLAKVPRRR, from the coding sequence ATGACGTTACCGTTGCTTGCCTACCGACCGACAACCCAGAACCATCGGGTGCGGGACTTTGGCCCGGCGGAAATCAACGAAGACAGCCCCCGCATTTATCGTCTGGAGGATGTGAGTACACCCGACGAAATGGATGCCCTGATTTGGGCGGCCTACCGGCAAATTTTTAGCGAGCATTTAATTTTGCAGTCCTGTCGCCAGGTGACGTTGGAATCCCAGTTGAAAAACCGGGCGATTACGGTGCGGGACTTTATTCGGGGACTGGCCCAATCGGACCCCTTTTACCGGCTGGTGGTGGCCGCCAATAACAACTACCGCCTGGTGGATATTTGCCTGCGGCGGATTCTGGGGCGGGCGGCCTATAACCGGGATGAGGAAATCGCCTGGTCTATCCGCATTGCCACCCGGGGGTTTCGCGGGTTTGTCAATGAACTGATAGACAGTGACGAATATACGGAAACTTTTGGGGATAATGTGGTGCCCTACCAGCGCCGCCGGATGCAGGGTCGTCCCTTTAACCTGGTTACCCCCCGTTACGACGGCAACTACCGGGCCAAGGAGGGCATCGGCTTTATTGATTGGAATTACGTGCTGATTCGCTTCTATCAGCAGCAGGCGCAAACCCGGCGGCGGAGGTTGGCGAAAGCGGGTGACCCGGAACTGTATCGTTCCCTGGCCCAGCAGGTGGCGACCCAACCCCAGCCCACCCCCAACGTGCGGGTACAGGAACTGGACTTTTTAGCCAAGGTGCCCCGGCGGCGGTAG